Part of the Streptomyces europaeiscabiei genome is shown below.
TTCAGGGCGGTTCAGGGCGGTTCAGGTACGACAGCGGCCCGTCGGTTCCGAGGAACCGACGGGCCGCTGTCCTGTCCTGCCCACCCTCTCCCTACAGCACGAATCCGACGATCGGCCCCGCCGTCGCGCCGATGATGCAGGCGCCCATGACCATGGCGAACTGGGTGAGATGCTCGTCGCCCTCCCCGGACCGCAGCGAGACGGCCATCCGCGAGCCGACGATCAGCAGCCCGCACACACCGGCCGCGGTGACCAGCCAGGCGAGGATGTTCAGCACGTAGTTCAGCTCGTTGGTGACCACCGCCGGAGGTGCGGCCAGCGTTGTGGCGGCGGCGTACAGGGTGCTGCTCATGGGGTCCTCCCGGTCAGACGGGCCAGCGCCGCGCTCTCCCGCGGCGGCGGTCCGGTGAGATCGCCGGTGCGCCAGGCGGGCACCCAGGGCACGCGGTAGACGTCTATGACGGAACCGATCACCTTCACGCGCTGGACGAGCTGCCGGGGCAGCCGGCCGGGCGCGTCCGCGACCAGCACGATCGCGTCGAGGTCGAGCCCCGGCGGCGCGTCGCCCCGGCGGAAGATGTCCAGGGTGTGCGAGACCGCGTCGAGCCCGGCGGCGTGCGTGCGCCCCACCAGGAGCACCGATGCCGGTTCGCCGTGTTCGGGGCGCGGCCAGTTGCGGCCCGTGTCATGGCCGCCGAAGACCGTCGCGAGGGTGGTGG
Proteins encoded:
- a CDS encoding DUF6668 family protein, whose protein sequence is MVESGDAVMQPGTGQAAAGPEIWVRGPVVEPEARPQDPPPRAAASARRFSWVATHGGAGSTTLATVFGGHDTGRNWPRPEHGEPASVLLVGRTHAAGLDAVSHTLDIFRRGDAPPGLDLDAIVLVADAPGRLPRQLVQRVKVIGSVIDVYRVPWVPAWRTGDLTGPPPRESAALARLTGRTP